In one Cloacibacillus porcorum genomic region, the following are encoded:
- a CDS encoding ferredoxin domain-containing protein — protein sequence MIYGEKQLEEEAVRYTTARMCAAARTAPKGNGVDNILTAVLTGKDKEALADKMDEIGARDFGKEKAAVWYGRDAANIRAAQAVVLIGARESYRGVPHCGLCGFGGCGACQEAGGRCAFTYIDLGIAVSSAAETAALDKADNRIMFSAGRAAEEAGYCGDNVRWLGIPVSLSGKNIFFDRKRQSEAALVPCPA from the coding sequence ATGATCTACGGGGAGAAGCAGCTGGAAGAGGAGGCGGTCAGATATACCACGGCCCGCATGTGCGCGGCGGCGCGCACCGCCCCAAAGGGAAACGGCGTCGACAATATCCTGACGGCCGTGCTTACGGGAAAAGATAAGGAGGCGCTGGCCGATAAGATGGACGAGATAGGCGCGCGTGACTTCGGGAAGGAAAAGGCCGCGGTCTGGTACGGGAGAGACGCCGCCAATATCAGGGCGGCCCAGGCCGTCGTACTGATAGGGGCGAGGGAGTCATACCGCGGCGTCCCGCACTGCGGCCTCTGCGGATTCGGCGGCTGCGGGGCCTGCCAGGAGGCGGGAGGCCGCTGCGCCTTCACATATATTGACCTGGGGATCGCCGTATCCTCCGCCGCGGAGACCGCCGCCCTGGACAAGGCCGACAACCGCATCATGTTCTCCGCGGGGCGGGCCGCCGAAGAGGCGGGATATTGCGGGGACAATGTGCGCTGGCTCGGCATTCCCGTCAGCCTGTCGGGGAAAAATATCTTTTTTGACCGTAAAAGGCAAAGTGAGGCCGCTTTAGTCCCCTGCCCTGCGTGA
- a CDS encoding LysR family transcriptional regulator, whose product MELKYLRTFKTIIDEGSFQNAAERLNFSQSTVTFQIQQLEQSLSVKLFERIGRKMAVTQAGKEILPHIDAILDEVASIERYGKDVRDLGGELTVSMPETLLTYKSQRALKRFREEVPRVRLSLQMHNCFVIRDQILSGAVDCGFHYDVGGYNNSIHSEKIAEYEIALVCSPELRERDFITKHRRKDVSLITAERDNVYYIMCSRYLSERDIVLNGVLELGSVEAIKRSVASNIGIAALPRFTVEDELAKGELHEIETKMRDRRISVLCAFHKNKWMSPAMERFILLMKDTL is encoded by the coding sequence ATGGAATTGAAATACCTTCGGACCTTTAAGACGATCATTGACGAGGGCAGCTTTCAAAACGCCGCCGAACGGCTGAACTTTTCGCAGTCCACGGTCACATTTCAGATACAGCAGCTTGAGCAGTCGCTCTCTGTCAAGCTCTTTGAGCGTATCGGTCGGAAGATGGCGGTCACGCAGGCGGGAAAGGAGATCCTGCCGCATATAGATGCGATTCTGGACGAGGTCGCCAGCATCGAAAGATACGGCAAGGATGTCCGGGATCTTGGCGGCGAGCTTACGGTCTCAATGCCGGAGACTCTCCTGACCTATAAGTCGCAGAGGGCGCTGAAACGCTTTCGCGAGGAGGTCCCGCGCGTGAGGCTGAGTCTGCAGATGCACAACTGTTTTGTCATAAGGGACCAGATATTGAGCGGAGCGGTCGACTGCGGCTTTCATTACGATGTCGGTGGCTATAACAATAGTATCCACAGCGAGAAGATAGCCGAATATGAGATCGCGCTGGTATGTTCTCCAGAGTTGCGCGAGCGGGACTTTATTACGAAGCACCGGCGCAAAGACGTGAGCCTGATCACCGCGGAGAGGGACAATGTCTACTATATCATGTGCTCGCGCTATCTCTCCGAGAGGGACATCGTTCTGAACGGGGTCTTGGAGCTGGGGAGCGTGGAGGCGATCAAGCGCAGCGTGGCGAGCAACATCGGTATAGCCGCCCTGCCGCGTTTCACCGTCGAAGATGAGCTGGCGAAGGGCGAGCTGCATGAGATAGAGACGAAGATGAGGGACCGCCGCATCTCCGTCCTCTGCGCCTTTCATAAAAACAAATGGATGAGCCCCGCGATGGAGCGTTTCATTCTCCTGATGAAGGATACGCTTTAA
- a CDS encoding FeoA family protein, with translation MMPLIMADAGMVYGIKRIGGEGTQRQFIEGLGFVPGAEVVIISKNADNLIVSIKGSRVAINKDVALKIMI, from the coding sequence ATGATGCCTTTAATAATGGCCGACGCCGGTATGGTTTACGGAATCAAGAGGATCGGCGGCGAGGGCACTCAGAGACAGTTTATTGAGGGACTTGGCTTTGTCCCCGGAGCCGAAGTCGTAATAATATCAAAAAATGCCGACAATCTCATTGTCAGCATCAAGGGCTCGAGAGTCGCGATAAATAAAGACGTCGCCCTTAAAATCATGATTTGA
- a CDS encoding FeoA family protein — protein sequence MKTLKETRPGESVNVVKVHGTGALRRRLLDMGITKGSRIDVLKMAPLGDPIEVTIRGYELSLRKSEGEMVEVEPII from the coding sequence ATGAAAACTCTGAAAGAGACAAGGCCCGGTGAATCCGTCAATGTCGTAAAGGTGCACGGAACGGGCGCGCTGAGACGGCGCCTGCTTGACATGGGCATCACCAAGGGAAGCCGCATTGACGTACTGAAGATGGCTCCGCTCGGCGACCCGATCGAGGTCACGATACGCGGGTACGAGCTCTCTCTAAGGAAGTCCGAGGGAGAGATGGTCGAGGTAGAGCCTATTATTTAA
- the feoB gene encoding ferrous iron transport protein B produces the protein MIRKIALAGNPNSGKTTLFNALTGANQSVGNWPGVTVEKKEGVLRGNKEVRIIDLPGIYSLSPYSPEERVARNYLRDEAPDAIINIIDGSNLERNLYLTTQLAELSIPVVAAINMIDVVKKRGESIDCAKLSKKLGLPVVEISALKGTGIDTLIKEACAAAEEKTAPVSKRIFQGSVEKALAEVEMAFADTLPADRIRWYSIKLFEGDPEVLDELKDNTRGIERAAAVRERCEAEYDDDAESIITSERYAYITTLIKESHKKQSGPRLTMTDKIDAIVTNRVLALPIFAAVIFAVYYISVTTVGAFVTDWTNDVLFGEIIPPAVEGFLAALNVADWLQSLILDGIIAGVGAVLGFVPQMLVLFALLAVLEYSGYMARVAFILDRIFRRFGLSGKSFIPMIVATGCGVPGIMASRTIENEHDRRMTIMTATFMPCGAKLPIIALIAGALFNGTWWVAPSAYFVGIGSIIISGLILKKTALFAGESAPFVMELPDYHMPSLFNVISSMWERGWSFIKKAGTVILLSTIFVWFTSSFGYADGHIVMVEDLSDGFLASIGRSIAWIFAPLGWGTWQSAVAAFTGLVAKENVVGTFGILFGFAEVSEEGEEIWRQLAAHYTPLAAYSFMVFNLLCAPCFAAMGAIKREMNSAKWTCIAIGYQTGFAYAMAFIVYQLGLVAEGRSVTVWSILAAALLLFGIYLLVRPAKKNYSIDGKVRPASAN, from the coding sequence ATGATCAGAAAAATTGCTCTCGCCGGAAACCCGAACAGCGGCAAGACGACTTTATTCAACGCCCTCACAGGCGCCAACCAGTCGGTCGGCAACTGGCCGGGCGTCACGGTGGAAAAGAAAGAAGGGGTCCTTCGCGGTAATAAAGAGGTAAGGATCATTGACCTCCCCGGCATATACTCCCTCTCTCCCTACAGCCCCGAGGAGCGCGTCGCCAGGAATTACCTTAGAGACGAGGCGCCTGACGCGATAATCAACATCATCGACGGCAGCAACCTTGAGCGTAATCTCTACCTGACGACGCAGCTCGCGGAGCTCTCCATTCCGGTCGTGGCGGCGATCAACATGATCGACGTCGTGAAGAAGAGGGGCGAATCGATAGACTGCGCCAAGCTCTCCAAGAAGCTTGGCCTCCCCGTGGTCGAAATCTCCGCCCTCAAAGGTACGGGAATCGACACACTCATTAAAGAGGCCTGCGCCGCCGCGGAGGAAAAAACAGCCCCCGTGTCGAAGCGGATCTTCCAGGGCTCCGTTGAAAAGGCGCTCGCGGAGGTAGAGATGGCCTTCGCCGACACCCTGCCCGCCGACCGCATCCGCTGGTACTCCATAAAACTCTTCGAGGGCGACCCTGAGGTGCTGGATGAGCTGAAAGACAACACTCGCGGCATCGAGAGGGCGGCCGCCGTCAGAGAACGCTGCGAGGCGGAATATGACGACGACGCCGAGAGCATCATCACCAGCGAAAGATACGCCTACATCACCACGCTGATCAAGGAGTCGCACAAGAAACAGAGTGGACCGCGCCTCACGATGACGGACAAGATAGACGCCATTGTGACGAACCGCGTGCTGGCGCTGCCGATATTCGCGGCGGTCATCTTTGCGGTCTATTACATCTCGGTGACGACCGTCGGAGCCTTCGTAACCGACTGGACAAACGACGTCCTCTTCGGCGAGATCATCCCGCCGGCGGTCGAAGGGTTCCTCGCGGCGCTGAATGTGGCCGACTGGCTCCAGAGCCTGATCCTAGACGGGATCATCGCGGGCGTCGGCGCGGTGCTCGGCTTCGTGCCGCAGATGCTCGTCCTCTTCGCCCTGCTGGCGGTCCTCGAATACTCCGGATATATGGCGCGCGTCGCCTTCATCCTTGACCGGATATTCCGCCGCTTCGGCCTCTCCGGCAAGTCCTTCATCCCGATGATCGTCGCCACGGGCTGCGGTGTCCCTGGCATCATGGCCTCGCGCACGATAGAAAACGAACATGACCGGCGCATGACGATCATGACGGCCACCTTCATGCCCTGCGGCGCGAAGCTGCCGATCATCGCCCTCATCGCGGGAGCGCTCTTCAACGGCACCTGGTGGGTAGCCCCGAGCGCCTACTTCGTCGGCATCGGCTCAATAATAATCTCCGGGCTGATCCTCAAAAAGACCGCCCTCTTCGCGGGCGAGAGCGCGCCCTTTGTCATGGAACTTCCCGACTACCACATGCCATCCCTCTTCAACGTCATAAGCAGCATGTGGGAGCGCGGCTGGAGCTTCATCAAGAAGGCGGGAACGGTGATCCTCCTCTCAACGATATTCGTCTGGTTTACCTCCAGTTTCGGCTACGCCGACGGACACATCGTGATGGTCGAGGACCTTTCGGACGGCTTCCTTGCCTCTATCGGACGTTCAATCGCCTGGATATTCGCGCCCCTTGGCTGGGGTACCTGGCAGTCCGCCGTCGCCGCCTTCACGGGACTTGTCGCTAAAGAAAACGTCGTCGGCACCTTCGGCATCCTCTTTGGCTTCGCCGAGGTCTCCGAAGAGGGAGAAGAGATCTGGCGGCAGCTTGCGGCCCACTACACGCCGCTCGCGGCCTATTCCTTCATGGTCTTCAACCTTCTCTGCGCCCCCTGCTTCGCTGCGATGGGAGCAATCAAGCGCGAGATGAACAGCGCGAAATGGACCTGCATCGCGATCGGCTACCAGACCGGCTTCGCCTACGCGATGGCCTTCATCGTCTACCAGCTGGGTCTGGTCGCAGAGGGCAGGAGCGTCACCGTCTGGTCAATACTCGCCGCCGCGCTGCTGCTCTTCGGGATCTACCTGCTGGTGCGTCCCGCTAAGAAAAATTACTCTATAGATGGAAAAGTTCGTCCGGCCAGCGCAAACTGA